From Thalassococcus sp. S3, one genomic window encodes:
- a CDS encoding phosphoserine transaminase, with amino-acid sequence MAMQQPATRPANPRFSSGPCAKPPTFTLDQLSDAALGRSHRAAIGKDKLKAAIEETRDLLGVPAEYRIGIVPASDTGAYEMAMWNLLGERPVDMLAWESFGAGWVTDAVKQLKLDAQVKTAEYGEIVDLASVDWDRDVCFTWNGTTSGVRVPDGDVIPADRAGLTLCDATSAAFAMDLPWDKLDVTTFSWQKVLGGEAAHGMLILSPRAVERLERYAPPWPLPKIFRLTKGGALIEGVFRGETINTPSMLAVEDYLQCLAWARSVGGLTGLIARADANAGAIADFVGSHDWIDFLASDPATRSNTSVCLKFTDTRIADGASFAKAVAKRLADEGVALDVGAYRDAPPGLRIWCGGTVETADISAMLPWLAWAFETEISQQLAA; translated from the coding sequence ATGGCTATGCAACAACCGGCAACGCGGCCGGCCAATCCGCGTTTTTCGTCTGGCCCCTGTGCCAAACCCCCCACCTTCACACTCGATCAACTCTCAGATGCCGCTTTGGGCCGGTCGCATCGCGCCGCGATCGGCAAGGACAAGCTGAAGGCTGCGATCGAGGAGACCCGCGACCTGCTGGGCGTGCCGGCAGAGTATCGCATCGGGATCGTCCCGGCCTCCGATACCGGTGCTTATGAGATGGCGATGTGGAACCTGCTGGGCGAGCGTCCGGTGGACATGCTCGCCTGGGAGAGCTTTGGCGCGGGCTGGGTCACGGATGCGGTCAAACAACTCAAACTCGATGCGCAGGTGAAGACGGCCGAGTATGGCGAGATCGTGGACCTGGCCTCGGTCGATTGGGACAGGGATGTTTGCTTCACCTGGAACGGGACAACCTCGGGTGTGCGGGTGCCAGATGGAGATGTGATACCGGCGGATCGGGCGGGGTTGACGCTCTGCGATGCGACATCTGCTGCGTTTGCGATGGACCTCCCCTGGGACAAGCTGGATGTGACGACATTCAGCTGGCAGAAAGTTCTGGGCGGAGAGGCCGCACACGGCATGCTGATCCTGAGCCCGCGTGCGGTGGAACGGCTGGAACGCTATGCACCGCCCTGGCCGCTGCCAAAGATTTTCCGGCTTACCAAGGGTGGCGCACTTATCGAGGGTGTATTCCGGGGTGAGACGATCAATACGCCCTCCATGTTGGCCGTTGAGGACTATTTGCAATGTCTTGCCTGGGCGCGGAGTGTTGGCGGCTTGACGGGCCTGATCGCACGCGCGGACGCAAATGCGGGGGCGATTGCGGATTTTGTGGGTTCTCATGATTGGATCGATTTTCTGGCATCTGACCCGGCGACGCGGTCCAACACGTCGGTGTGTTTGAAGTTCACGGATACGCGGATCGCCGATGGCGCCAGCTTTGCCAAGGCTGTTGCAAAACGATTGGCGGACGAAGGTGTCGCACTTGATGTTGGCGCTTATCGGGACGCGCCTCCGGGCCTGAGGATCTGGTGCGGTGGTACGGTGGAAACGGCGGATATCAGCGCGATGCTT